The DNA window GGGAACGCCTCATAATGCTGCTATGGACCTGTTCGTACGCGAATCCGGTCCGGCGGCGGCGCCTGCCGTCGTCTTTCTTCACGGCGCGTACGCGAGCGGCTGGGCCTGGGAGCCGATCGTCGAGCGCGTGCAGCAATATCACTGCCTTGTCCCCGATCTGCCCCACTTCGGCAAGAGCTTCGAGCTGGGACCGTTCGAGATGGGCCGAGCCGCCACCGCGGTCGCCGAACTCATCGGCTCCCGGGTAACAACAGGCCGTGCGCACGTAGTGGGCTGGTCGCTGGGGGCCCAAGTGGGGGTGCAGTTGCTGGCGACCGAGCCGAAATTCGTTGATCGGGCGGTGCTGTGCGGAACGTTCGTCAACACGTTGCCGTTCGTCAAGTTCACGCGGCGACTGCTGGCGCTGCCCGCCCGGAACGCGATGTACCGCTGGATGGTGAGCCGCTACCGGACGTCCTGGCAGGCAAAAGTCCCCTCGGCCCACATCGACGAGTATCTCGAGGACGTCCGTCTCATCACCAGCGGGCAGCTCGCCGACGTCACCATGGCCGCCGCGGGGTTCACCCTCCCCAAGGGGCTCGCCAAATCGGAATCGCCCACCTTGTTCGTCACCGGCAGCAAAGAACTGCCAGTCGTACGGCGCTTGGCTGCGGCGCTCGCGCAGCAAATGCCCAACGGAGTCGACGGGGTCGCGATCGGCATGCCCCATGACTGGCCCACCCGCCATCCAGACCTCTTCGCGCGCACCGTCGACGCCTGGCTCACCGACTGCGCCCTGCCGCCCCAGATCAGACTGCCGAATCCGTGTCGTCGCTGATCGACGCGGCATGCTGCTTGTGATCCGGCGCGCTAACCGGCGAACGGATCAGCGTTCAGGATGGCTGGCGGAGCGGGAGGCCGGCAGCGCGATAGATGGCGTCGATCACCGTCATGTTCTCGATCGCGCTCTGCGGCGTCGTCTTCACCGGTTCCCCGCGCAGCACCGCCCCGGCGAAAGCCTCGAGCTGATACGCGTAACTGCTGCGCCGCGGGAAGCGCTCCACGCGCTTTCCGTCAGCCGAGCGGATCGAGAGCCGAGGGATGAGATGTGGCGCCGCCGGGCTGCGGTAACGCAGGCGACCGCGATCGCCGATCGCCGTGACGCTTGCCCGAAACAGATCCGACGACCACTGCGCGCAGCGCAGCAAGCCCGTGTGCCCGCCGGCGAACCGCACCTCGGCCATCATGGCCCGGTCCACCCGAGGAGCGTCCAGCTTCGCCCGTGCTGACACGACGTCGGGGGTCGAACCACCGAAGGTGCGAGCCATGTCGACCACGTAAACGCCGGTATTCATGAGCGCACCCCCGGCAAGGGAGTAGTCATAGGCGTTGGCGTTGGAACGCTTGGGCAGTAACACGCAGATCGCGATCTCCACCCGCTCCAGGTTGCCGAGCTCTCCTGACGCGATGATCTGCTCAACGCGCGAGGTCAACGGGTGGTAGCGGTATTGGAGGGCCTCCATCACGACGCGATCGCACTTGCCGGCCAGTTCGGCGATCTCGCGGGCCTCGGCCCCGTTGGCGGAGAACGGCTTTTGGCACAGCACATGCTTGCCCGCGTCCAGCGTGGCCCGAGTCCACCTGCCATGCATGCTCGTTGGCAGCAGGTTGTAGACGGCGTCCAGCTCTGGATCGGCGATCAGCGCCGCGTAGTCGTCATAAACCCGGTCGATGCCGTGTTTGGCGGCAAAGGCCCGGGCGCGAGACACGTCGCGCGAGGCCACCGCCGCCACGACGACCGAGGTGTTGTCCTTCGCCGGGGCGAGGAGCGTCATCGGCGCCCAGCGCGACGCGCCCAGGATGCCGATCCGCACCGGGGCGGCGGTGCGTCCAGGCACTGAGTTTCTCCTATTTCAGGCCGCTGCCGGTTGGCAAGCGGTTTGGTGGGTTATGTGATCGGTGTGTAGGTGGCCGAAGACCACGCGGGCCAGTCGGGGTTTGAGACAACGCAGCGCCTCTCGGGTGGAGTCGCCTTCGGCGAGGCGGCGGGGATAGTAGCTCTGCCCGAGGCTGGTCTCCATGCGGATCTGGGTGACGCCGATGCGGTGCAGGGCGGCGTTGAGTTGGCGGTTGCCCGAGCGGGTCATGCGGATCGGCCGGCGGTGTTGCCTGACCAGACCGGGATGGGCGCCACGCGGCATTGCGGGCGAAGGCGGCCTCGCATTTGAACCGCGTAACCCCGGCTGCCTCGCCCACGAGCTTGGCCGCGGTCAGCTTCCCACAGCCCGCCAGAGCCAGCAGCGCCGGAGCGACGGCACGGACCCGCTCACCAATGCGGTTACCCAGCTCCTTGATGGCGGCCACGAGCCGGATTACGTCGGTCAACTCCTCGTGGGCCGGCTTGGCGACTGGGCCGGGCTGGATGGCCAGCCAGTCCGCGAGGGTGCCCTGATGTTTGCCCGTGTTCAGCGAGCCGGCCCTAGGAACATGAGCGGGATCAAGCTCGTGCACCCGCCACAACAGCCGGTTGATCGTCGCAGTGCGTTGGCCGACAAGGACTT is part of the Mycobacterium sp. HUMS_12744610 genome and encodes:
- a CDS encoding Gfo/Idh/MocA family protein — translated: MRIGILGASRWAPMTLLAPAKDNTSVVVAAVASRDVSRARAFAAKHGIDRVYDDYAALIADPELDAVYNLLPTSMHGRWTRATLDAGKHVLCQKPFSANGAEAREIAELAGKCDRVVMEALQYRYHPLTSRVEQIIASGELGNLERVEIAICVLLPKRSNANAYDYSLAGGALMNTGVYVVDMARTFGGSTPDVVSARAKLDAPRVDRAMMAEVRFAGGHTGLLRCAQWSSDLFRASVTAIGDRGRLRYRSPAAPHLIPRLSIRSADGKRVERFPRRSSYAYQLEAFAGAVLRGEPVKTTPQSAIENMTVIDAIYRAAGLPLRQPS
- a CDS encoding alpha/beta fold hydrolase; translated protein: MGNHAVRWRGTPHNAAMDLFVRESGPAAAPAVVFLHGAYASGWAWEPIVERVQQYHCLVPDLPHFGKSFELGPFEMGRAATAVAELIGSRVTTGRAHVVGWSLGAQVGVQLLATEPKFVDRAVLCGTFVNTLPFVKFTRRLLALPARNAMYRWMVSRYRTSWQAKVPSAHIDEYLEDVRLITSGQLADVTMAAAGFTLPKGLAKSESPTLFVTGSKELPVVRRLAAALAQQMPNGVDGVAIGMPHDWPTRHPDLFARTVDAWLTDCALPPQIRLPNPCRR